One Drosophila sulfurigaster albostrigata strain 15112-1811.04 unplaced genomic scaffold, ASM2355843v2 contig_88_pilon, whole genome shotgun sequence genomic window, tttatacatttacatttatagaCAATGTATAAACACATAATATCAACGGTTGCTACGATTAAAATGAgccaatttgaataaaaaatagccaaatttttattttttattttgatttttctaaCTTTTATCATTAGaaagtaatataaaaacatagaCAAACCATTTTTCTTCAATGAAACAGCTTATCTTATcttatcttaaaaaaaattaattcctTGCATAGCGTTATGCTGTTAATTGCTAAAAATTTTAGCTCTGCTGCAGCAGAGCTGTGTGGGAGTGATAATAAGTTGTGTACAAAATTAACACACTTTCATTTAATCCATTTGTAGTCATTGAAATGTTATACCAAAATGAttgcaattgtaattgtaactgATGGCAATACACATTTgcttacaacaaaaaaagaaaataaaagaggaAGTGCAAAAAAGGAAGCACAGTATGTGGATGAAGGAATGGTACGCTAAGCGCCAAAAATTCACACATACGAATCTTTTAAAGGAGTTAAATGAAACGTCTCCTATGGAATGGGCAGTGCTATTTATGAAGAACTTTTAAACTTCGTAGAGCCTGAAATACGAAAACAGGACACACTAATGCGTGAGGCAATAAGCGCAAATAAACGCCTTTTAGCGACTTTGCGAATTTTTGGCTAGTGACCAAAGCTATGAAGACCTGAAATTTTTAACAGGAATTTCTCCACAGAGCCTTGGACGCATAATTATTGAAACGTATACAgcgataattaaaatactaaagccTTATATCAAggtaaaaaaattttatattaaatttttttgtaatacataTCAATTGGTTTAAACGTATTCATCGTTGTTAAATAAATCTGCAAAGGATGCAGCAGGAACGTTTCTATTttctgaaattattatttgattgtttATGTCTTGCGACTGTGATGATTGAAAAGATGATGAGTCGCTCATAAGTGGAGTGCTCGCACGAAAAATTTGTTGTCGAGGATACACCGGGATTGGCATCTGGCATTGCATTtgactattatttatatttattttattcggAATATTTGCAATGCTTGACACCCCTTCTTGATATGTCAGCATATTCATCCGCCCTTGCATAAGGAGCTCGTCCATGCCTTTTTTGGCAAAAAGCTGCTGCTCCTTCGACAACTGCTTGAACATGGCAGCCCATCCTTCAGCATATATGTCAGCTTCACATTTTGGTTGCTTTGCGCTGATGTTGTCCAAGTGCGCTATTGCCTTCTGTAGGAACTCCGATGATTCATAATGTCTTCGTTTCGACGCCTTCggctaaaaaataaaattgactaTTAATTAcgtatttcatattatattatttcagaTACCAGGAAATGAAGAAGAGTGGAAAGAAACTGCTGATGACTATGAGAAAAAATggaatttcataaattgcatAGGAGCTATCGACGGAAAGCATGTGCATATCAAGAGACCAAAGTCATCAGGAtctttctattttaattacaaaaagaCGTTCAGCATTGTCCTGATGGCGATTGTCAACGCagaatatgaatttatttgcgTGGAAGTTGGAGCAAATGGAAGGGCATCAGATGCTGGTGTATTTGCACAATCTGAATACAAAAGGCGCTATGATGACCAATCGCTATTCATTCCGAAGCCTCGCCAAATACCAAGTACTTCATATGAACTGCCATATGTGGTAGTAGGGGACGACGCCTTTCCATTGTCGCAAAATTTGATGAAGCCGTACAGTCGTCAAAAATTGGAAAAGGAGGAGCTCATTTCTTAATTACCGCCTCTCAAGAGCGGTGCATTTGGCATTATGGCCAACAGATTCAGAATTCTTCTAAATACTATCCCTTTAGAGCCGGAGAAGGcttctgttattgttttatgttgttgctatttgcaCAACTATTTATCAAAAAAGAATGGCGCAGTATATTTGCGAGACTCAGCAGATGCAGACTACTCATTTCATTCCAACCATCAAATGGACGATTTGGAACCATTGAGAGGTGGGAATTGCccagaaaatgcaaaacaaattcgtGATAAATTTCGCGAATATTTCAACACTATTGGAGCAGTACCTTGGCAGAATGAccgaatataatataaaaatatgttcttAATATGCACaataaacttttgcttttaattttattaaaatacttactGTTTCATTTTCCTGGCCGTCATCAAAACTGGTGATTCCATCGACCGAGGATTCTGTGTCATGCAGAAAAGAAGAATCGTTGAAGTACCACAGGCTCAGCTGGTACACATCGTCCGTTCCAGCGCCAGATTTTTCGcttcttattttttgcaattctcGTCTATATGACGCACGCAACGAGTTAACTTTTTGTTCACTGTGTCTATTGTGGCGTCCTCATcgatttctttatatttttccaATAGCACTTCCCATGACTTATTtcgtaaatttttatttttataagcaTCGCATTTGGCATGCCATACAGCAGGCTGATTTTCCagagaaaaaattaattcttgtaaaaattgtttgctcaTTTTGCGCTGCGCAAATACGTGCTCTACAAAACGATTGCGCAAATGATGTTCGTGCAAACGTTGCCATCCATTGGCGAACATGTTCGTGCAAACACAGACAAAAGagaataattttaatctcATGCGAACATTTTGACGAACACGAAATTTGACGACGAACGCTACCATCCACGAGAAAAATTTCCTGCTTAAACCAGAGATAAACAATATAGTACATGATTTCTTTACTTACTTGTCcattttgtacaatttattttcgcaCACTTTGAGACACCACAATCCCCGCCAAATTTAGAAGCACATGTGAAAGTTACCATACCAATACCATACCTTGTTTAGAGTTATCATACCAGCGG contains:
- the LOC133849834 gene encoding uncharacterized protein LOC133849834; amino-acid sequence: MDKHSEQKVNSLRASYRRELQKIRSEKSGAGTDDVYQLSLWYFNDSSFLHDTESSVDGITSFDDGQENETPKASKRRHYESSEFLQKAIAHLDNISAKQPKCEADIYAEGWAAMFKQLSKEQQLFAKKGMDELLMQGRMNMLTYQEGVIKVLLGIQKEFEGRKDSTPLIEAAFAGHNDIVMVLLSHNVDVNARCANGNTPLMLACGAVM